In Selenomonas sp. TAMA-11512, a genomic segment contains:
- the fliP gene encoding flagellar type III secretion system pore protein FliP (The bacterial flagellar biogenesis protein FliP forms a type III secretion system (T3SS)-type pore required for flagellar assembly.), whose translation MRSCEVLRPSTCGQTAIVLLLLLSVAQQAFAAPLIPNINIDVGTAEGPQDVAASLQVLAILTIVSLAPGILIMTTSFVRIVVVIGFLRNAMSTQNVPPNQVVIALSMFLTFYIMSPYWSQANEQGIQPYLNGTISQSEAIDNTLAPLREFMFKQTRESDLALFVNMANDERPESQDDVSTVTLIPAFVISELKTAFQIGFMIYIPFIVIDMIVASTLMSMGMMMLPPVMISLPFKILLFVMVDGWHLLIRSLIVSFR comes from the coding sequence ATGAGGAGTTGTGAAGTGTTGCGGCCTTCTACTTGCGGTCAGACGGCGATTGTTCTCCTGCTTTTGCTTTCTGTGGCACAGCAGGCTTTTGCGGCTCCATTGATTCCGAATATCAACATTGATGTAGGGACGGCGGAAGGACCGCAGGATGTCGCGGCATCGTTGCAGGTGCTTGCCATTTTGACGATTGTTTCCCTGGCGCCGGGCATTCTGATCATGACGACTTCGTTTGTTCGTATCGTCGTTGTCATCGGATTCCTGCGCAACGCCATGTCTACGCAGAACGTCCCGCCGAATCAGGTCGTGATTGCGCTGTCGATGTTTCTTACGTTCTACATCATGTCACCGTATTGGAGTCAGGCGAATGAACAGGGCATACAACCTTACTTGAACGGGACGATCAGTCAGAGCGAGGCGATTGACAATACGTTGGCTCCGCTTCGGGAGTTCATGTTCAAGCAGACGCGTGAATCCGATCTGGCGCTCTTTGTCAACATGGCAAATGATGAGCGGCCGGAGTCGCAGGACGATGTATCCACGGTGACACTGATACCGGCTTTCGTCATCAGTGAGTTAAAGACGGCCTTTCAGATCGGCTTCATGATTTACATTCCGTTTATCGTCATTGATATGATTGTGGCCAGCACGCTCATGTCCATGGGTATGATGATGCTGCCGCCGGTCATGATTTCACTGCCGTTTAAAATCCTGCTGTTCGTCATGGTGGACGGCTGGCATCTGCTGATACGATCTCTGATTGTCAGTTTCCGATAG
- the fliQ gene encoding flagellar biosynthesis protein FliQ produces MSGDLVIQMGQNALWIVLLVTAPMLGLGLSVGLLVSVFQATTSIQEQTLAFIPKIIAVFVAILIFGPWMLSIMVEYFMNVFVNLPLYIG; encoded by the coding sequence GTGTCCGGTGATCTCGTCATTCAGATGGGGCAAAACGCGCTCTGGATTGTGCTTCTGGTAACGGCGCCGATGCTGGGGCTCGGTTTGTCGGTCGGACTTCTCGTTTCCGTTTTTCAAGCGACGACATCCATCCAGGAACAGACACTGGCCTTTATTCCGAAGATCATTGCCGTCTTTGTGGCAATTCTGATCTTTGGACCATGGATGCTCAGCATCATGGTGGAGTACTTCATGAATGTCTTTGTGAACCTGCCGCTGTACATCGGCTGA
- the fliR gene encoding flagellar biosynthetic protein FliR, which translates to MMARITGLFVIAPFFGSMNIPVYFRAALALTFSIVMFPVVSSIGYATAPDDVFRYGAAVLSEVFVGWMIGFVAYVVFSAVNFAGKVMDMQVGFAMVNIMDPTSGQQIPLIGSFLYNLMIIVFIVLNGHHMLISALFESFRTVPILTPVPDPNAALFVSNLVYGVFVTGMKIAMPVTFAILLTNVGLGVLARTMPQLNIFVVGIPLQIIVGMVVLSILLPFYVMFLDVLFNETYEQINMAIRYLR; encoded by the coding sequence ATGATGGCGAGGATTACAGGCCTGTTTGTCATTGCTCCTTTTTTCGGCAGTATGAATATTCCTGTGTACTTTCGTGCTGCCTTGGCCCTGACATTCAGTATAGTGATGTTTCCCGTCGTCAGTTCGATCGGCTATGCGACCGCGCCGGATGATGTCTTCCGCTATGGAGCGGCTGTCCTCAGCGAGGTGTTTGTCGGATGGATGATCGGTTTCGTTGCATATGTGGTGTTTTCGGCAGTTAACTTTGCCGGTAAGGTCATGGATATGCAGGTTGGTTTTGCAATGGTCAACATTATGGATCCGACTTCCGGTCAGCAGATACCGCTTATCGGAAGTTTTCTTTATAATTTGATGATCATTGTATTCATCGTACTGAACGGTCATCACATGCTGATATCAGCTCTTTTTGAGAGCTTCCGAACAGTGCCTATATTGACGCCTGTCCCCGATCCGAACGCGGCACTCTTCGTCAGCAACCTTGTCTATGGCGTCTTTGTGACGGGGATGAAGATCGCCATGCCGGTGACGTTTGCTATTCTTCTGACGAATGTCGGACTGGGGGTCTTGGCACGCACGATGCCGCAGCTCAATATCTTCGTGGTCGGTATCCCGCTGCAGATCATTGTCGGCATGGTCGTTCTCTCCATTCTGCTGCCGTTTTACGTGATGTTCTTGGATGTGTTGTTCAATGAAACGTATGAACAAATCAATATGGCAATTCGCTACCTCCGATAG
- the flhB gene encoding flagellar biosynthesis protein FlhB — protein sequence MDFFFDLQLFAGEKTEEPTAKRRADARKKGQVGRSQEISGAFVLLSGFFVLKILSTNIIAQIEEYTVYIYGNLNQGIDVETVMNLFMGMVLVLIKTAFPVMLAIMVIAIGVNLFQVGINFTTEPLQFKLDKLSPISGFKRMFSKRSLVELFKSLFKIGIIGIFLYMYLSDEIMNMPEFIYLDLRSSIARMQELIFSLVFQVVAVYLVMAVADYAYQKWQTTQDLKMSKDDIKEEMKQTEGDPQIKGKIRQKQRQMAMARMMQEVPKADVIITNPTHFAVALRYEAGMKAPEVVAKGQDLVAQKIKSIAREANVPIVENKPLARALYASVEIGRIVPPELYQSVAEVLAYVYRLKRRYA from the coding sequence ATGGACTTTTTCTTTGATCTCCAGCTTTTCGCCGGGGAAAAGACGGAAGAACCGACGGCAAAGCGCCGTGCGGACGCACGCAAAAAAGGCCAAGTCGGACGAAGCCAGGAAATCAGCGGTGCGTTCGTGCTGCTGTCGGGCTTCTTCGTGCTGAAGATACTGTCGACAAATATCATCGCGCAGATTGAGGAATACACCGTCTACATTTATGGGAACCTCAACCAGGGCATTGACGTGGAAACCGTCATGAATCTCTTTATGGGTATGGTGCTTGTGCTGATAAAGACAGCATTTCCCGTCATGCTTGCCATCATGGTCATCGCGATCGGCGTAAATCTGTTTCAGGTCGGAATTAACTTTACAACGGAGCCGTTACAGTTTAAACTGGATAAGTTGAGTCCCATCAGCGGATTTAAGAGGATGTTTTCCAAGAGATCCCTTGTCGAGCTCTTTAAATCACTCTTCAAGATAGGGATTATAGGCATCTTTTTATATATGTATCTCTCCGATGAGATCATGAACATGCCGGAGTTTATTTACTTGGATCTTCGCAGCAGCATCGCCCGTATGCAGGAGTTGATTTTCTCTCTCGTGTTTCAGGTCGTTGCGGTCTATCTTGTCATGGCTGTCGCCGACTATGCCTATCAGAAATGGCAGACGACGCAGGATCTCAAGATGAGCAAGGATGACATCAAAGAGGAAATGAAGCAGACGGAAGGCGATCCGCAGATCAAGGGCAAGATTCGTCAGAAACAGCGCCAGATGGCAATGGCTCGTATGATGCAGGAGGTCCCGAAGGCGGATGTCATCATCACAAACCCGACGCACTTCGCAGTCGCGCTTCGCTATGAGGCGGGCATGAAAGCACCGGAGGTTGTGGCAAAAGGGCAGGATCTTGTAGCGCAGAAGATCAAATCCATTGCGAGGGAAGCGAACGTGCCCATCGTGGAAAACAAACCGCTCGCAAGGGCGCTGTATGCGTCTGTGGAAATAGGACGCATTGTACCGCCGGAGCTGTATCAGTCGGTGGCGGAGGTCCTTGCTTATGTCTATCGTCTTAAGAGACGATATGCTTAG
- the flhA gene encoding flagellar biosynthesis protein FlhA, producing MAAESSASPNGRLMKYSDIFIAVAIVTIVIMMIIPLPTALLDLLICVNITLALVIVMVSIYNVEALDFSVFPTLLLITTLFRLALNISSTRLILLDGYAGEVITAFGNFVVGGNPVVGFIIFVILIIIQFIVITKGAERVAEVSARFTLDAMPGKQMAIDADLNQGAITDAEASRRRIKIQRESDFYGAMDGASKFVKGDAIAAIIIILINIAGGFVIGMVQRDLAAVDSLQLYTLLTVGEGLVSQIPALMISTATGIIVTRAAASDSNLGVDVVSQLFRKSRIFLIVGCVLLFLAIVPGLPGIPFAVLSMLCFIAARSLKKDEEAAVEETEVKQAEKGKQEATKPENIIGLLQVDPMELEIGYSLIPLVDTGQGGDLLERIVMIRRQCALELGLVVPTIRIRDNIQIKPNAYVVKLKGIEIAKGELMLDHYLAMNSGTVFEEVPGIDTIEPAFGLPALWITEEMREQAELNGYTVVDAVSVLATHLTEIIRAHADEILGRQETQNLVDNLKKTNQALVDEVVPGLLSIGEIQKILANLLRERISIRDMETILEVLADYARATKDTEILTEYVRHAMARQITQQYAQDNMLACLTLDPALENHIIGAVQHTDHGSYVSLDPDTMQKMLNSLNAELPKLTDLGYQPLALTSPACRLYFRKLVERSVPNLIVLSHAEIEQSVEIQILGVVKL from the coding sequence ATGGCGGCAGAGAGTTCAGCATCGCCCAACGGGCGCTTGATGAAATATAGCGATATCTTTATAGCTGTTGCAATCGTTACGATTGTCATTATGATGATCATACCGCTGCCAACGGCTCTTTTGGATTTATTAATTTGTGTCAATATTACGCTGGCTCTCGTCATTGTCATGGTATCCATCTACAATGTGGAAGCACTGGATTTTTCCGTATTTCCGACACTGCTGCTCATTACGACCCTGTTCCGATTGGCGCTGAATATATCCTCGACCCGTCTCATCCTGCTGGACGGCTATGCCGGAGAGGTCATAACGGCATTCGGCAATTTCGTTGTCGGCGGTAATCCGGTCGTGGGCTTCATCATCTTTGTCATTCTGATCATCATCCAGTTCATCGTCATTACGAAGGGCGCGGAACGCGTCGCGGAGGTTTCGGCCCGATTCACACTCGACGCTATGCCGGGTAAACAGATGGCGATCGATGCCGACCTCAATCAGGGAGCCATCACGGATGCCGAGGCAAGTCGGCGCCGTATCAAGATTCAGCGCGAATCGGATTTCTACGGTGCCATGGACGGTGCCTCAAAGTTTGTCAAGGGAGATGCGATCGCCGCTATCATCATTATTCTGATCAATATCGCGGGCGGGTTCGTCATCGGCATGGTTCAGCGTGACCTCGCAGCCGTGGACTCGCTCCAGCTCTATACGCTCCTGACGGTCGGCGAAGGTCTTGTCAGTCAGATTCCCGCACTCATGATCTCGACGGCAACGGGTATCATCGTTACGAGAGCGGCGGCTTCCGACAGCAACCTCGGTGTGGATGTCGTATCGCAGCTCTTCCGCAAGTCACGCATCTTCCTCATTGTCGGCTGCGTTCTGCTCTTCCTGGCCATTGTTCCGGGGCTTCCGGGAATACCGTTTGCGGTGCTCTCGATGCTCTGCTTTATTGCGGCGCGTTCACTCAAGAAGGACGAGGAAGCCGCTGTTGAGGAGACGGAGGTCAAGCAGGCGGAAAAAGGGAAACAGGAAGCCACGAAGCCTGAAAACATCATCGGTCTGCTGCAAGTGGATCCCATGGAGCTTGAGATCGGCTACAGTCTGATTCCTCTTGTCGATACGGGACAGGGCGGCGACCTTCTGGAGCGCATTGTCATGATACGCCGTCAGTGTGCATTGGAGCTGGGGCTTGTTGTTCCGACCATCCGTATTCGCGACAACATTCAAATCAAGCCGAATGCCTACGTTGTAAAGCTCAAGGGCATTGAAATCGCGAAGGGCGAGCTCATGCTTGACCACTACCTCGCCATGAATTCCGGTACGGTTTTTGAAGAGGTGCCGGGCATCGATACCATAGAGCCGGCATTTGGACTTCCGGCGCTGTGGATTACCGAGGAGATGCGGGAGCAGGCGGAGCTCAACGGCTACACGGTTGTCGATGCGGTCTCCGTGCTCGCGACGCACCTCACGGAAATCATCCGGGCGCATGCCGATGAAATCCTCGGACGACAGGAAACCCAGAATCTGGTCGACAATCTCAAAAAAACGAATCAGGCGCTCGTCGACGAAGTCGTTCCCGGACTTCTCTCGATCGGCGAAATCCAGAAGATCCTGGCAAATCTCCTGCGCGAGCGCATATCGATCCGCGATATGGAGACCATCCTCGAGGTGCTTGCCGATTATGCGCGGGCGACAAAGGATACCGAGATACTCACGGAATATGTGCGTCACGCGATGGCAAGACAGATTACGCAGCAGTACGCGCAGGATAATATGCTCGCCTGCCTGACGCTCGATCCGGCGCTCGAGAATCACATCATCGGCGCGGTACAGCATACCGATCACGGCTCGTATGTCAGCCTTGATCCGGATACGATGCAGAAGATGCTAAACTCCTTGAATGCGGAGCTTCCGAAGCTGACGGATCTGGGTTATCAGCCGCTTGCGCTGACAAGTCCCGCATGCCGACTCTATTTCCGCAAGCTGGTAGAGCGTTCCGTACCGAATCTCATTGTGCTTTCGCACGCTGAAATCGAGCAATCCGTAGAAATTCAAATCCTTGGGGTGGTGAAACTCTAA
- a CDS encoding AAA family ATPase, translating to MAKEELGDDAVYLHSKKIKVGGILGYGARELLEASFAVDDSPKVPKRYPKLPSLDEVPPPPNGKSPSEAVLAVGSSTASPFAPAVPKQMLASYKTAGTEAGVEAAGQKAGEPSQEVKAAKAKPQVAETKPQVQDTFFAKDAGEKLSNAFEVVEALKEPETSEEASGVLHGVPIDALMTALAEEEAREAEAERARAAVRAAKAMEEAQPARTEAAATISPAQPANTTTPAVKLDIAPTQESSLTEEEEDSLVDDRPSRRSKERENQQTIDRLTAELAQMKALLVEVANKEKEPGEELSLQQTLRQQEVSESIIDDVIRSVTADCLLASRSSEEARRGLADYLEKNLIINEGLGIKARRRKIAALIGPTGVGKTTTLAKIAAQCVLEKGISAALITADTYRISAVEQLKTYSDILGLPIEIVYNAKELKDAIQKFRTKQLILIDTAGRSQYNRRQMQELKELLAVNPNIEKHLVISATTKEQDAKDIVEQFSACRPDKLIFTKTDETKSLGLLLNMTHQKPLGISFFTTGQSVPDDIVEADAGKLAELFLR from the coding sequence ATGGCAAAGGAAGAGCTGGGCGACGATGCCGTCTATCTTCACTCCAAGAAGATCAAAGTGGGCGGCATCTTGGGCTACGGTGCCAGAGAACTGCTGGAGGCCTCCTTTGCCGTTGATGACAGCCCGAAGGTGCCGAAGCGATACCCGAAACTTCCAAGTCTGGATGAAGTGCCGCCGCCGCCTAACGGCAAGTCCCCTTCAGAGGCGGTTCTCGCTGTGGGCAGCAGCACCGCTTCCCCATTCGCACCGGCCGTTCCTAAGCAGATGCTTGCGAGCTATAAGACCGCGGGCACGGAAGCCGGCGTAGAGGCCGCCGGTCAAAAGGCGGGAGAACCTTCTCAAGAGGTAAAAGCCGCCAAAGCGAAACCGCAGGTCGCCGAAACAAAGCCGCAAGTACAGGACACCTTCTTTGCGAAGGATGCGGGAGAAAAGCTCTCGAATGCATTTGAGGTGGTGGAGGCCCTGAAGGAGCCGGAGACAAGTGAAGAAGCATCCGGTGTCCTGCATGGGGTCCCCATCGATGCCCTCATGACGGCGCTTGCCGAAGAAGAGGCAAGAGAAGCGGAGGCGGAGCGTGCACGAGCTGCCGTCCGCGCAGCGAAGGCGATGGAAGAGGCGCAGCCTGCGCGCACGGAAGCGGCAGCGACCATCTCTCCCGCACAGCCAGCGAATACGACAACACCTGCCGTCAAGCTGGATATCGCTCCGACACAGGAGTCGAGTCTGACGGAGGAAGAGGAGGATTCGCTTGTCGACGATCGACCCTCGAGGCGGAGCAAAGAGCGGGAAAATCAGCAGACGATCGATCGTCTGACCGCTGAACTGGCACAGATGAAGGCGCTCCTCGTTGAGGTTGCGAACAAGGAAAAGGAGCCGGGCGAGGAGCTGTCTCTCCAGCAGACATTGCGTCAGCAGGAAGTTTCCGAATCGATTATAGACGACGTCATCCGATCCGTCACGGCTGACTGCCTGCTGGCGAGCCGGAGCAGTGAAGAGGCAAGGCGGGGACTGGCGGATTACCTCGAGAAAAACCTCATTATCAATGAGGGCCTCGGTATCAAGGCAAGGCGGCGTAAGATCGCGGCGCTCATAGGGCCCACCGGCGTGGGCAAGACGACGACGCTGGCAAAGATCGCGGCGCAGTGCGTGCTCGAAAAAGGGATATCTGCGGCGCTGATTACGGCGGATACATATCGCATCTCCGCCGTAGAGCAGCTCAAAACATATTCCGACATTTTGGGGCTCCCGATTGAGATCGTCTATAACGCGAAGGAGCTCAAGGATGCTATCCAAAAGTTCCGAACGAAGCAGCTCATTTTGATTGACACGGCAGGAAGAAGTCAGTACAACCGAAGGCAGATGCAGGAACTCAAGGAACTCCTGGCAGTCAATCCCAATATCGAAAAACATCTTGTCATTTCGGCGACGACGAAGGAACAGGATGCGAAGGACATCGTAGAGCAGTTTTCTGCCTGCCGGCCGGATAAACTCATATTCACAAAGACGGATGAGACGAAGTCATTGGGACTTCTTCTCAACATGACGCATCAAAAACCTCTCGGGATATCCTTCTTTACCACAGGACAGAGCGTCCCCGACGACATTGTCGAAGCCGATGCAGGAAAACTTGCCGAATTGTTCTTGAGGTAG
- a CDS encoding MinD/ParA family protein, whose protein sequence is MKDQAASLRQLVENKIETPQAAASSVLAGQSALGQETARILAVTSGKGGVGKSNLAVNLAIAFRREGKRVIVIDADLGMANVEVLMGRTAKYDLLDLLNPEVTLQEVLLEGPEGIQYISGGSGMEQAAEFTDQERSVLMQKLAGCGELADIILVDTGAGLGRNVLDFILAADEVILVTTPEPTALTDAYAVLKAYSMYAANPNMKLIVNRVYDPEESKEVSAKLTRTAEKFLKLEVESLGYIFEDRQVIQAVRRQKPVVEMFPNSMAAKCIVAIAKSVLYGDKVLVKKGWRTFLQYFLDFSR, encoded by the coding sequence ATGAAGGATCAGGCTGCGAGCTTACGACAGCTCGTTGAAAACAAAATAGAGACGCCTCAAGCGGCGGCCTCTTCCGTGCTGGCAGGACAGAGTGCTTTGGGACAGGAAACGGCTCGTATTTTGGCAGTGACGAGCGGTAAAGGCGGTGTCGGAAAATCAAACCTGGCCGTCAACCTTGCAATTGCCTTTCGACGTGAGGGCAAGCGAGTCATCGTCATAGATGCCGACTTGGGCATGGCCAACGTAGAGGTGTTGATGGGGCGGACGGCGAAATATGATCTATTGGATCTGCTGAACCCGGAAGTCACGCTGCAGGAAGTGCTCTTAGAGGGGCCGGAAGGGATTCAGTACATCTCCGGCGGCTCCGGCATGGAACAGGCAGCCGAGTTTACAGATCAGGAGAGAAGTGTTTTGATGCAGAAGCTCGCCGGCTGCGGCGAGCTGGCGGATATCATTCTTGTCGATACAGGCGCGGGGCTTGGCAGGAATGTTCTGGATTTCATTCTGGCGGCAGACGAGGTCATTCTGGTCACAACACCGGAGCCGACGGCATTGACGGATGCCTATGCCGTCCTAAAGGCGTACAGCATGTATGCGGCGAACCCGAATATGAAGCTGATCGTCAACCGCGTCTACGATCCGGAAGAATCAAAGGAAGTGTCCGCGAAGCTCACGAGAACGGCAGAGAAGTTCTTAAAGCTTGAGGTGGAAAGTCTCGGATACATCTTCGAGGATCGGCAGGTCATACAGGCGGTACGCAGACAAAAGCCCGTCGTTGAGATGTTTCCGAACTCTATGGCAGCCAAGTGTATTGTTGCTATTGCAAAATCTGTTTTATATGGAGATAAGGTCCTGGTAAAGAAGGGCTGGAGAACCTTTTTGCAATATTTCTTAGATTTTTCCCGTTAA
- a CDS encoding PilZ domain-containing protein, with translation MSGEMIQAEKVLKIGQRVEFFLEDDDIKYSSRIENIDSEHLIVAMPFDDKRRPVIPMVGGKLYAVAVGDQCRYRFFSVYKGNAHGIVPVWYITKPEIVEKHQNRTFVRAAIHIPLSLHIIDREGRQSDRINASTLDLSGSGVSFILPKNVAAGSMAAIEFHNLPGIGTLEVMSRVVRVLPLVPKERGYRIGVQFLNLSRRNQNSLIRFIFGELRAQLAKEAEEEL, from the coding sequence ATGTCGGGCGAAATGATACAGGCAGAGAAAGTATTAAAAATCGGGCAGAGAGTCGAATTTTTCTTGGAAGACGACGATATAAAGTATTCCAGTCGCATTGAAAACATCGACTCCGAGCACCTGATTGTGGCAATGCCGTTCGACGATAAACGCCGCCCCGTCATTCCGATGGTGGGAGGAAAGCTTTATGCCGTTGCCGTCGGCGATCAATGCCGCTATCGTTTCTTTTCCGTGTACAAGGGAAATGCGCATGGTATTGTCCCTGTGTGGTATATCACAAAGCCGGAAATAGTGGAAAAACATCAGAATCGCACGTTTGTACGCGCTGCTATCCATATACCATTATCCTTGCATATCATTGACAGGGAAGGGCGGCAGAGCGATCGTATCAATGCGTCGACGCTGGATCTGTCCGGCAGCGGAGTGTCCTTTATCCTGCCGAAAAACGTGGCGGCGGGGTCCATGGCGGCAATTGAGTTCCACAATTTGCCCGGAATCGGGACGCTGGAGGTCATGAGCCGCGTCGTGCGCGTTTTGCCGCTTGTACCGAAGGAGCGAGGTTATCGCATAGGGGTACAGTTTCTGAACCTCTCAAGGCGAAACCAAAACAGTCTGATTCGCTTTATATTCGGTGAGCTCCGAGCGCAGTTGGCGAAAGAGGCTGAAGAGGAGCTGTAA
- a CDS encoding chemotaxis protein CheA, translated as METNQYMDMFLDESREHLQQLNDGLLRLEDTPEDVGIVNDIFRNAHTLKGMSATMGYNKIAELTHEMEDVLDLIRKEQLTVTEDIIDTIFKCLDSLQEMVENVGNGDPEDLVDVSDLVAKLSSISKGEPQPAAAAAAPVQEVAAAPAEAAAAVSGPSIPLDDVDLDMIREAKKNGLTAFHINIRLADTCLLKAVRSYMVMNALDELGDVIKSVPPAEDIEQEKFDHSFDLVFVTSSEAEAVSSALGAISELEEARIEEIDPDAAQAASAPAAAETPAAQPAPAATPAPAPKPAAAPKPAAAPKKAAAGGDKKAHHASQSVRVDIDRLDTLMNLVGELVINKVRLEQIGTTHRIAELTETLEQMDRVAADLQSIVMKIRMVPVSQVFNRFPRMVRDIAKELNKDINLTVEGEETELDRTVIDEIGDPLMHLLRNSLDHGVEHPDDREKKGKPRTGEVGLIARHEGNNVVIMVTDDGAGIPADKIRNKAIEKGVITQDEADSMSDADAVRLIFLPGFSTAEQITDISGRGVGMDVVRSKIESLGGLVDVETKIDEGSVFKIKLPLTLAIIQALLVKVQEEMYAIPLGSIDSTINVQPDEIKTVQNKEVIVLRGEIIPIINLGNVLDVPRTEESDSDDIFVVVVYIGDRKAGIVVDNLVGQQEIVIKTLGTLLAGLKIFSGATVMGDGRVALILDVGTLMQQ; from the coding sequence ATGGAAACCAATCAGTACATGGATATGTTCTTGGATGAGTCTCGTGAGCATTTGCAGCAGCTCAACGACGGACTTTTGCGTTTGGAAGATACGCCGGAGGATGTAGGCATTGTCAATGATATCTTCCGAAATGCGCATACTCTGAAGGGCATGTCCGCTACGATGGGATACAACAAGATTGCCGAACTCACCCATGAAATGGAAGATGTACTTGATCTTATCCGCAAAGAGCAGCTGACGGTCACGGAGGATATCATCGATACCATCTTTAAGTGCCTTGATTCTCTGCAGGAAATGGTAGAGAACGTGGGTAACGGGGATCCGGAAGATCTTGTCGATGTCTCTGATCTCGTCGCGAAGCTGTCCTCGATTTCCAAGGGAGAACCGCAGCCGGCAGCGGCGGCTGCAGCGCCGGTGCAGGAAGTCGCTGCTGCGCCTGCCGAGGCCGCTGCGGCTGTATCGGGACCGAGTATTCCGCTGGATGACGTGGATCTGGATATGATCCGCGAAGCCAAGAAGAACGGACTGACGGCGTTCCATATCAACATCCGATTGGCGGACACCTGCCTTTTGAAGGCGGTTCGTTCCTATATGGTTATGAATGCCTTGGACGAACTCGGTGACGTCATTAAGTCCGTGCCGCCGGCAGAGGACATTGAGCAAGAGAAATTTGACCACAGCTTTGATCTTGTGTTCGTGACAAGTTCTGAAGCGGAGGCTGTTTCCTCTGCCCTTGGCGCCATTTCAGAGCTGGAAGAGGCGCGCATAGAGGAGATTGATCCCGACGCGGCGCAAGCCGCTTCGGCTCCTGCCGCGGCAGAGACGCCGGCTGCACAGCCTGCGCCGGCAGCCACTCCGGCACCCGCTCCGAAGCCTGCCGCCGCTCCGAAGCCTGCCGCCGCTCCGAAAAAAGCCGCTGCAGGAGGAGATAAAAAGGCGCATCACGCCAGTCAGTCGGTTCGTGTCGATATCGATCGTCTGGATACGCTGATGAACCTCGTCGGCGAGCTCGTTATCAACAAAGTTCGCTTGGAGCAGATCGGCACGACGCATCGCATCGCGGAGCTCACGGAAACACTGGAGCAGATGGATCGCGTTGCCGCCGATCTCCAGAGTATCGTCATGAAGATCCGCATGGTTCCTGTCAGCCAGGTATTCAATCGCTTCCCTCGCATGGTTCGCGATATTGCGAAGGAACTCAATAAGGATATCAACCTTACCGTTGAGGGCGAGGAGACGGAGCTTGACCGTACCGTTATTGATGAGATCGGCGATCCGCTCATGCATCTCCTGCGCAACTCGCTTGACCATGGTGTCGAGCATCCGGATGATCGTGAGAAGAAGGGCAAACCGCGTACGGGTGAGGTCGGTCTCATCGCGCGTCACGAGGGCAATAACGTCGTCATCATGGTCACCGATGACGGCGCCGGCATTCCGGCGGATAAGATCCGCAACAAGGCGATTGAGAAGGGTGTAATCACCCAAGATGAGGCGGACTCCATGTCGGACGCGGATGCCGTTCGCCTCATCTTCCTCCCCGGCTTCTCGACAGCCGAGCAGATCACCGATATCTCCGGACGCGGCGTCGGCATGGACGTTGTTCGTTCGAAGATTGAGTCCCTCGGCGGTCTTGTCGACGTGGAGACCAAGATTGATGAAGGCTCCGTCTTTAAGATCAAGCTTCCGCTGACACTGGCAATCATTCAGGCTCTTCTCGTCAAAGTGCAGGAAGAGATGTATGCGATTCCGCTCGGCTCGATTGATTCGACGATCAACGTTCAGCCGGACGAGATCAAGACCGTTCAGAATAAGGAAGTTATTGTTCTCCGCGGCGAGATCATTCCGATCATCAATCTCGGCAATGTGCTTGATGTGCCTCGTACAGAGGAATCCGACAGCGATGATATCTTTGTCGTTGTCGTCTACATCGGTGACCGCAAGGCGGGTATCGTGGTTGACAACCTTGTCGGTCAGCAGGAAATCGTCATCAAGACGCTCGGTACGCTCCTCGCAGGGCTCAAGATCTTCTCCGGCGCAACCGTCATGGGAGATGGCCGTGTCGCTTTGATTCTCGATGTCGGCACATTGATGCAGCAGTGA